The genomic interval gCGAGGATTGTACCTGTATGTTTTACACAACACCAGTCTGGAGTACACCGAGTTGAAGTCCCTCTCCACCTCTCTACTCGCCGCCTGGAGGAAAAGCAGCATTTGATGAAACAACTGTGTGCATTACAGTGTCATTAGAAGTTTCTGTGGAAGCTCTCCTACCTCTTCTATGAATAACCAGGGGTGACAGGGCCCCCCCAGTATAGACGGCTTCTTCAGACCGTGCTCAAATATAGCCTTCAGGGCCGGACACAGTGTGCCCCGGGCCAGGTCTGTCACTGCCTCCGTCACAGAGTCGTCTCCTGCTAATGAATACTGGAgacgcagaaaaaaaacaaataatgttgAAGACATAATTAATCATCTGAATCAGGAAGGGGGAACGATAGGAAACACGAGGATTGAGGATCAAAGGGAGATCTGCTGAGTGAATCAAAGTCAGCAGTGTGAATTATTCAGTGTTTAAGCTGTTAAGATAATTAACAGCTTCTGACCTCTTTGCTCCTCTCATCGAGGATCTCCACAAACTTAGCCGGAAACCAGCCTGTTACAAAAGAGCCACAGATCATTAGAGTCGAAAGAGATGAAAGACGGGTTCAACAGAACTGAAGACTTCCAGATATCACCTGAACAGCAAACACACCTCTGAGCCCATTGAGCTCTCCGACCCAACAGTGCTCATCCTTCTGTGAGATgatctgaaagagagagagtgtttacATGTGAGGAGCGCTGAGAGGCGACTTTCTGTGCATCTCTATGTGTGTAAGTCCTGActcacagtgatgatgtcattcttCCTGAAGCCCAGTTCGTCGTCATCGTGTCGTTCAAAGTCCAACAGAGCCTTCGCCCGTCTCCGTCGGGTGCGGGACACCACAAGGAAGTTCTCGTGATCTCTCTGGTGGCTCTCCATGGAGTAGTCCGGCGTCAGGTCCTGCGTGGACAGGAAGTACTTTTACTGAATGCTAcgctttctttttattgatattttcagagtaaaacaagacaaaagaaaagaagggaataaaataaaaaaaaaggtaacatgGGCCATACATAAGTCAAAATATACAAATCAGGGTTTTTCAATTAAAATTAGTTACATTCTATTTCTTCCAGACTTTTATATATTGGTCAAACTTTAGCCTTAATGAGAAGGTCAGTCTCTCCGTTGATTATTGCTAACCAATCATCCTTTGATGGGGGTTTTGAATGCTACAATTTGATAACATTACAATCTTAACCATTTGGTTTGTTAGATCAGATAATAAAGGATTTTGTCCCTTGATGCCTCCTGTTTGACATATTCTAACTCCTCTACAGGTCATGAGGctctgtgtgttcctgtgctGCAGGGTGTGAGCTCACAGTGCTGGAGTGACGCGGGTCCAGACAGTGGAAGTGCTCTGCGGTGCGGGTTATGGCCTCTCTCAGGGCGGCCACCAGCTCGGTCTGCTTTATGTTCTTGGACTTCAGGGCCTCCGCCTCATCTTCTCCAAACAGCAGGGAGCTCAGGGTGGACTTCCTGCGCAGGGACTGCCTCCTCACCACCTGAGCACAAACAAAGGTTGGATACTTTATCTCCTGTCAAACGTTTTCAAGCGAgattcttaaaggctttatatgcgactttttgatccagcagatgtcgcccttgagcaccagcatgaaaccaaaataacttgcgctgcattgttgtgttagcatgctaatgctagcgatctttattatgctcgtatcttcacactgcatgtaaatttacctgaaatgagcgtgatctagaaacacagttaagcagtgagtacagtatgttattcttcttttctacacccattgtagacagtcatgactcacagagttattttcagatgatatacttgatttctattacatttaagtctgaaaaatcGTTTTAATTGTATATCTAACTTTTCTGCTGACCTTGTTGAGATTAGTGTTGAGGGTTGTGTTGTTCCCGTTGTTGAGCTGCGTCTGTTCATTAAGGATGTAGGCGAGGTGTTTGTGTCGGTGGGCCTCCAGCGTCTCCTGGGTCAAAGAACCCGCTAGCCTCATGGCTTCCCCGAGCACCGCAGGCCCGTCTCTCAGCTGGCTCGGTAAGTCTGACAGAGTGTTAAAAATGGATGCAGAGTTCTCTGATGATAcgagctcctcctcctgaggTTGGAGACAAAAAACATGTCAAGAGAATTTATATTTAACGTACACAGATTTGTAGAGAGACTAAAACTAGAATACATGTGAAAAGCTTCTGAGCACAAAATCAACAGTATCAGGGAGAAAAGAGTAATGGAAAAGGTGTTCCAGATTAAATACCTTGATCTTGAGCATGCCCAGTGTGACCTGGAAGAGCACCAGTGAGCCCTGGTAGAAGAGCAGATCCCAGATTCTGAGGACCAGACGGATGTCCACCACGCTGGCAAATGAAGTCAGGAACCAATGCAGCGTGATCAGCGACAACTCTGGGTTGttaaagaaggaagaaaaacacactatAAGCTtggattcttttattttttgattaatTAAACTAAAAGTCTAAAGGTGGTAATCGCGCTCTGTATTTACCTATGTCGTGCTCCTGCAGGAGGCGGTCGAGGGCCGGCAGGTACTGAACGATGAGCTGACGGAGAACCCTCTGGTCTGTTTGGACACCCAGCAGGGTGGAGGAGAAgtaggagggaggaaggagatcTTCAATGAGAGCACACATCATCCACAgcacgtcctcctcctccaggaagagcagcagacaggaaACCACCTGAGGGGAGAGGAGGCGACggaaagaggagcagagacgATGAAAAAGAGTAAGTCATAAGAGACGTGCAAACCCGGAGGATGGCTCTGCTATAAGTTCTCAGGTAGTGGAATGAGGCAGTAAAAAGGTTCTTACCATCCCAGTACCCTGACAGTACCCGATGTCTGGGTAAAGCCAGGCCAGGCCCCTCAGTACCCGTCTCAGTCTCGGCACGCCAACACTGGTCATATTGCAGAAGCAGGCGTTGGTGGGCATCGTGCGTAACAGGTCCTTCTCTATCTGAGGGACggaggttaaaaaaaggaacaatggtATCATGATTATGAAGAAATAAACCCCTTAGAATGACCTCTGCTTTATGTGATCTGATGAGTAATTATGAGGatgtttatatttctgtaaGTGGTGACGAAGTTATCTTTGACTTTAGAGCATCTCATGGCACCCATGCAAAAGCATATTGTCCCTGAGAACTGCAACTGcattgtgtctgtttgcataTTTAAACGCTGGAAGTTCACCTGTTTAGCCGTGGAGTTGTCATCATTGgaactgtttttaatgatttcttTGTAGGAGATCTCAGAggtcctcttcttctgcagcgcTCCAGACAGACGCATCCAGAgctaacagaaaaaacaaacatccttaCAGTTCTGAGTGCTcacttcttttatttctcagaCGGGCAATATTTTTATCTTCACCACATGAAATCAGCAAAAAAGCAAGACGGTCCGCTCACCTGCGGCCTCATGCTGTGAGGAATACCGCCCAGCACCAGGGAGCGCAGACGCTCCGAGCGAGGAAGGACGGGCTCTATGAGCTCCCAGGTCAGGTCGCCCACCGTGTGGTTATGGGTGAACTCCAGGTGGGCTTGCCAGCGCAGTCGCTGCTGGGGGTCTTCACGCTGGGGTGAACCTTCAGTGCCCAGCCAGGACCGGACCTTCCCGTCTTCTGAGTCAggacacaataaaaaatacacaaggaTCTAatagtgtttgttttctttttgttataaTAAAATCAACATCAGTTAGCCAAGCCGATAAAGCTTAAACAATGATGAAGGTCTTGTGCTGAAGTGCGTCTGTTGTTGTTCTGTACCCTGATCTACCTCTATGTCAAACATACTTGTAGGACATTTAGTGAGCTGACTTTTCCATCTCTTGCACCTGAAACATTTTATGACTGTTAAgtttgctcctttttttgttgctgttttgtaccTTAGGTTGAGTCTTTACCAGCGGACGTGGAGTaagtctgcttcctgttggacagacaGGTTagcaaacaccggcggttagcttgtgctagcgtgtgttagcttACAGTGTAGGTGCaggcagtaaacgtacacactacatcctgcagtgagtgtgagcttctgggagcgatgagcccaggaggaggaggcccagtttgaatgttgtgtttacaaactgcaatgaacatttctgctgactccacctttaactAAATGTAAGAATTTATttgaacaaacacactttataGTGATGTGGAAAGCAAAAGGACAGGAGAaataacacacagaaagaagagCATGTGTGAGTGAGGTGGAAAGCTTCGATAAGAGACAAGTGGATAAATAACAAATCTAAAAATAGAACCGCTTCATcggcagacacacactgtgcacaagCGCTACCTGCTGACTTTGTTTTGAGTGCATTCAAACCTCTGAAGCAGAAATTATAGCCCACATTTAATCTGTTTATGAAACAACAAATGCAGAAAATATCCTGTCAGAACATTCTTCTCTACCACAACACCGGGAAAAAAACTCACGTTTAAATTGTCATAAAACTTTGTGAATTTATAAGTCTTTGTTTGCTATCATTACTCTGAGATCACATCAACTCgtttatgtttctttaaaggaagaatgtgcaacatgtgacataaaaatatcataaatccagtctatcctgtgtaaatgtgtccctgagtcatgactgtctacaatgagtgagaagctcgagtcccgctggctgtgttgttgtcagagtcgtgtttacatggacgggacggccggctcctccccttgtgtataaaagctgttttagtcaaggactag from Labrus mixtus chromosome 20, fLabMix1.1, whole genome shotgun sequence carries:
- the sgsm3 gene encoding small G protein signaling modulator 3; this encodes MSGTYTPAPGGPFSALTPSMWPQDILAKYHQKDPSEQPEFQYDEFGFRVDPEEDGKVRSWLGTEGSPQREDPQQRLRWQAHLEFTHNHTVGDLTWELIEPVLPRSERLRSLVLGGIPHSMRPQLWMRLSGALQKKRTSEISYKEIIKNSSNDDNSTAKQIEKDLLRTMPTNACFCNMTSVGVPRLRRVLRGLAWLYPDIGYCQGTGMVVSCLLLFLEEEDVLWMMCALIEDLLPPSYFSSTLLGVQTDQRVLRQLIVQYLPALDRLLQEHDIELSLITLHWFLTSFASVVDIRLVLRIWDLLFYQGSLVLFQVTLGMLKIKEEELVSSENSASIFNTLSDLPSQLRDGPAVLGEAMRLAGSLTQETLEAHRHKHLAYILNEQTQLNNGNNTTLNTNLNKVVRRQSLRRKSTLSSLLFGEDEAEALKSKNIKQTELVAALREAITRTAEHFHCLDPRHSSTDLTPDYSMESHQRDHENFLVVSRTRRRRAKALLDFERHDDDELGFRKNDIITIISQKDEHCWVGELNGLRGWFPAKFVEILDERSKEYSLAGDDSVTEAVTDLARGTLCPALKAIFEHGLKKPSILGGPCHPWLFIEEAASREVERDFNSVYSRLVLCKTYRLDEDGKVLTPEELLYRAVQSVNMSHDTAHAQMDVKFRSLVCVGLNEQVLHLWLEVLCSSMAAVEKWYHPWSFLRSPGWVQIKCELRVLSRFAFSLSQDCELPDKKEEKEQRPLKEGVQDMLVKHHLFSWDIDG